A genome region from Micromonospora peucetia includes the following:
- a CDS encoding DNA recombination protein RmuC, producing the protein MDFSTLAVVIVCLTAGGAAGWYAARARSATEIARLEATLAATREGEGRLEQSMRALSYEATAQSQEAVARAVAPLHDMLRRYEQRVAELEHDRVDAYAELREQVRAMSTVSGELRTETKQLVAALRAPQVRGRWGEHQLRRIVEAAGMLEHCDFSEQVTAATDHQGVRPDLVVRLHGGRSVVVDAKAPFDAYLTAMEARDERGRDTHLDAHAKHLRGHVDALAAKTYWAAFDSTPEFVVLFVPADPFLDVALQRDPTLLEHAFSRNVVLATPATLVALLRTVAYSWRQEALARNAVAVHSLARELYGRLSTLGEHVGKLGASLGGAVTAYNRAVGSLEARVLVSARKLAELGVSDQELATPAQVELAPRQPQAPELVGTVDAGSPTGRSTLD; encoded by the coding sequence GTGGACTTCTCGACGCTGGCCGTGGTGATCGTCTGCCTCACCGCCGGAGGCGCGGCCGGCTGGTACGCCGCCCGGGCGCGCTCGGCGACCGAGATCGCGCGGCTGGAGGCGACGTTGGCCGCCACCCGGGAGGGCGAGGGGCGGCTGGAGCAGTCCATGCGGGCACTGAGCTACGAGGCCACCGCGCAGTCCCAGGAGGCGGTGGCCCGCGCCGTCGCCCCACTGCACGACATGCTGCGCCGATACGAGCAGCGGGTCGCCGAGTTGGAGCACGACCGCGTCGACGCGTACGCCGAACTGCGTGAACAGGTCCGCGCGATGAGCACGGTCTCGGGCGAGCTGCGTACCGAGACGAAGCAGTTGGTGGCGGCCCTACGGGCGCCGCAGGTGCGGGGCCGCTGGGGCGAGCACCAGTTGCGCCGGATCGTCGAGGCCGCCGGCATGCTGGAACACTGCGACTTCTCCGAGCAGGTCACCGCCGCCACCGACCACCAGGGGGTCCGCCCCGACCTGGTGGTCCGGCTGCACGGCGGCCGGTCGGTGGTGGTGGACGCCAAGGCGCCGTTCGACGCCTACCTGACGGCGATGGAGGCCCGCGACGAGCGGGGCCGCGACACGCACCTCGACGCGCACGCGAAGCACCTGCGCGGGCACGTGGACGCGCTCGCGGCCAAGACCTACTGGGCCGCGTTCGACAGCACCCCGGAGTTCGTGGTGCTCTTCGTGCCGGCCGACCCGTTCCTCGACGTCGCGTTGCAACGCGATCCGACGCTGCTGGAGCACGCGTTCAGCCGCAACGTGGTGCTGGCGACCCCGGCCACCCTGGTCGCACTGTTGCGTACGGTCGCCTACTCATGGCGGCAGGAGGCGCTGGCGCGCAACGCGGTGGCGGTGCACTCGCTGGCCCGGGAGCTCTACGGGCGGCTGTCGACCCTGGGTGAGCACGTCGGCAAGCTCGGCGCGTCGCTCGGCGGCGCGGTGACGGCGTACAACCGGGCCGTCGGGTCGTTGGAGGCGCGCGTGCTGGTCAGCGCCCGCAAGCTCGCCGAGCTGGGGGTCTCCGACCAGGAGTTGGCCACGCCGGCCCAGGTCGAGTTGGCGCCCCGGCAGCCGCAGGCCCCGGAGTTGGTCGGAACCGTTGACGCCGGGTCGCCGACCGGTCGGTCGACACTGGACTGA
- the ppc gene encoding phosphoenolpyruvate carboxylase, whose product MTDQHDHDGPDAALRADIRRLGTLLGQTLARQEGRPLLDLVEEIRAQVRSDAPAAAQRLAGLDVTTGTKLARAFSTYFHLANITEQVHRGRELRRRRAVQGGWLDQAAKMIAERGVPAEEIAAAARRLAVRPVFTAHPTEAARRSILSKLRAIADELDTETANAILYGASDEGPANRRLAELLDLMWQTDELRLDRPDPTDEARNAIYYLRDLYAEAAPQVLDDLADTLRTLGVETSPTARPLSFGTWIGGDRDGNPFVTPAVTREVLTIQHEHGIAATEKAMDHLINEVSVSRRLRGVSLDLSASLATDLDALPEVAARFRRVNAEEPYRLKARCVKAKLANTRQRLRQGTAHVSGRDYRGSAELIADLELLRASLARNSGQLTAVGRLASTIRTVSAFGLHLATMDVREHAEAHHAVLAQLYAAVGEVSEYPSLTRLERTKLLADELTGRRPLSTLDTPLTEVARKTFDVFGTIREAQDRFGNEVIESYIVSMTLGVDDVLAAVVLAREAGLVDVHSGRSRIGFVPLLETPSELNAGGEILDELLSLPAYRALVTARGDVQEVMLGYSDSNKEAGITTSQWSIHRAQRALRDVAARHGVHLRLFHGRGGTVGRGGGPTHEAILAQPYGTLDGAIKVTEQGEVISDKYSLPSLARENLELTLAAVLQATLLHTAPRQPAELLERWDATMELVSDSAFRSYRSLVEDPDLPAYFWASTPTELLGALNIGSRPAKRPNTGAGLAGLRAIPWVFGWTQTRQIVPGWFGVGSGLAAAREAGLADVLAEMHRNWHFFRTFLSNVEMMLTKTDLSIARRYVETLVPKKLHPIFHQIEQEYELTKQEVLAVTSSPALLENSPVLQRTLAVRDTYLEPLHHLQVALLRQYRESGAAGRAVATAPGGRRAPSDGTALERALLTTVNGIAAGMRNTG is encoded by the coding sequence GTGACCGACCAGCATGACCATGACGGCCCCGACGCCGCACTGCGGGCCGACATCCGACGCCTCGGCACCCTGCTCGGGCAGACCCTCGCCCGCCAGGAGGGTCGGCCGCTGCTCGACCTGGTCGAGGAGATCCGGGCGCAGGTCCGCTCCGACGCCCCGGCCGCCGCGCAGCGCCTCGCCGGCCTGGACGTCACCACCGGCACCAAGCTGGCCCGCGCCTTCTCCACCTACTTCCACCTGGCCAACATCACCGAGCAGGTGCACCGGGGCCGCGAGCTGCGCCGCCGTCGTGCCGTCCAGGGCGGCTGGCTGGACCAGGCGGCCAAGATGATCGCCGAGCGCGGGGTGCCGGCCGAGGAGATCGCCGCGGCGGCCCGGCGGCTGGCGGTACGGCCCGTCTTCACCGCCCACCCGACTGAGGCGGCCCGCCGGTCGATCCTGTCCAAGCTGCGCGCCATCGCCGACGAACTGGACACCGAGACCGCCAACGCGATCCTCTACGGCGCCAGCGACGAGGGCCCGGCCAACCGCCGGCTCGCCGAACTGCTCGACCTGATGTGGCAGACCGACGAGCTGCGGCTGGACCGGCCGGACCCGACCGACGAGGCCCGCAACGCCATCTACTACCTGCGTGACCTGTACGCCGAGGCCGCCCCGCAGGTCCTCGACGACCTCGCCGACACGCTGCGCACCCTCGGGGTGGAGACCTCCCCGACCGCCCGGCCGCTCTCCTTCGGCACCTGGATCGGCGGCGACCGCGACGGCAACCCGTTCGTCACCCCGGCCGTGACCCGCGAGGTGCTGACCATCCAGCACGAGCACGGCATCGCGGCCACCGAGAAGGCGATGGACCACCTGATCAACGAGGTGTCGGTCTCCCGACGGCTGCGCGGGGTGTCCCTCGACCTCTCCGCCAGCCTCGCCACCGACCTGGACGCGCTGCCCGAGGTGGCGGCCCGGTTCCGGCGGGTAAACGCCGAGGAGCCCTACCGGCTCAAGGCCCGCTGCGTGAAGGCGAAGCTGGCCAACACCCGGCAGCGGCTACGCCAGGGCACCGCGCACGTGTCCGGCCGGGACTATCGCGGCTCGGCCGAGCTGATCGCCGACCTGGAGCTGCTGCGCGCCTCGCTGGCCCGCAACTCGGGCCAGCTCACCGCCGTGGGCCGGCTCGCCTCGACCATCCGTACGGTCTCCGCGTTCGGCCTGCACCTGGCGACCATGGACGTCCGGGAGCACGCCGAGGCGCACCACGCAGTACTCGCCCAGCTCTACGCGGCCGTCGGCGAGGTCTCCGAATACCCGTCGCTGACCCGGCTGGAGCGGACGAAGCTGCTCGCCGACGAGCTGACCGGTCGCCGGCCGCTCTCCACGCTGGACACCCCGCTGACCGAGGTGGCACGCAAGACGTTCGACGTGTTCGGCACCATCCGCGAGGCACAGGACCGGTTCGGCAACGAGGTCATCGAGTCGTACATCGTCTCGATGACGCTCGGGGTGGACGACGTGCTCGCCGCGGTGGTGCTGGCCCGCGAGGCCGGCCTGGTGGACGTGCACAGCGGCCGGTCCCGGATCGGCTTCGTGCCGCTGCTGGAGACCCCGAGCGAGCTGAACGCGGGCGGCGAAATCCTCGACGAGCTGCTCTCGCTGCCGGCCTACCGGGCGCTGGTGACGGCGCGGGGCGACGTGCAGGAGGTGATGCTCGGCTACTCCGACTCCAACAAGGAGGCCGGCATCACCACCAGCCAGTGGTCGATCCACCGGGCGCAGCGCGCGCTGCGCGACGTGGCCGCCCGGCACGGCGTACACCTGCGGCTCTTCCACGGTCGCGGCGGCACCGTGGGGCGCGGTGGCGGGCCGACGCACGAGGCGATCCTGGCCCAGCCGTACGGCACCCTGGACGGCGCGATCAAGGTCACCGAGCAGGGCGAGGTCATCTCCGACAAGTACTCGCTGCCGTCGCTGGCCCGGGAGAACCTGGAGCTGACCCTGGCCGCGGTGCTCCAGGCCACCCTGCTGCACACCGCGCCCCGACAGCCCGCAGAGCTGCTGGAACGCTGGGACGCCACGATGGAGCTGGTCTCCGACTCGGCCTTCCGGTCGTACCGGTCGCTGGTCGAGGATCCGGACCTGCCCGCGTACTTCTGGGCGTCGACGCCGACGGAACTGCTCGGCGCGCTCAACATCGGTTCCCGGCCGGCGAAGCGGCCGAACACCGGGGCCGGCCTCGCCGGGCTGCGCGCCATCCCGTGGGTGTTCGGCTGGACCCAGACCCGGCAGATCGTGCCCGGCTGGTTCGGGGTCGGCTCCGGCCTGGCCGCTGCCCGGGAGGCGGGGCTGGCCGACGTGCTGGCCGAGATGCACCGCAACTGGCACTTCTTCCGCACGTTCCTGTCGAACGTGGAGATGATGCTCACCAAGACCGACCTGAGCATCGCCCGCCGGTACGTCGAGACGCTGGTGCCGAAGAAACTGCACCCGATCTTCCACCAGATCGAGCAGGAGTACGAGCTGACCAAGCAGGAGGTGTTGGCGGTGACCTCCTCGCCGGCCCTGCTGGAGAACTCCCCGGTGCTCCAGCGCACCCTCGCCGTCCGCGACACCTACCTGGAGCCGCTGCACCACCTCCAGGTGGCACTGCTGCGCCAGTACCGGGAGTCCGGGGCGGCGGGCCGCGCGGTGGCCACCGCACCGGGCGGCCGGCGGGCGCCGAGCGACGGTACGGCGCTGGAGCGCGCGCTGCTCACCACGGTCAACGGCATCGCCGCCGGCATGCGCAACACGGGCTGA
- the mfd gene encoding transcription-repair coupling factor encodes MLTGLFSAALADPGLARARDLARSGAAQVDGLDITAPPALRPFAVAAVAADQADGAAQAGGTGGGAGRPVLAVTATTREADDLAAALGSLLPPEQVTVFPSWETLPHERLSPRSDTVGRRLAVLRRLAHPASADAHGRTGPLRVVVAPVRSLLQPQLKGLGDLEPVQLAAGGEADLEEVARQLTDMAYARVDLVTKRGEFAVRGGILDIFPPTDEHPSRVEFWGDEVEEIRTFAVADQRTIEQVPQLWAPPCRELLLTPSVRKRAAALAEEHPELAEILDKLAEGIPVEGMESLAPALIGADSMELLLDAMPAGTHVLLCDPERIRTRAHDLVRTSDEFLQASWAAAAVGGQAPVDLGAAAFRTLADVRAVAAKLRQPWWTLSPFGLVEADAVPSRQPWEDAPETFDVTPDDAIAVTLAAQPAPLYHGETARVVDDLTRWVGEGWSVALVFEGHGPAQRAVEVLRDAGLGARLTEEIPTAPAPGEVLVACGSLTGGFVDEASRFVLLTGNDVTGGRGTSTRDMRKMPSRRRNTIDPLELKAGDHVVHEQHGIGRYVELVQRTVNGASREYLVIEYAASKRGQPADRLFVPTDQLDQLSRYVGGEQPTLHKMGGSDWQKSKARARKAVKEIAAQLIQLYAARKASKGHNFGPDTPWQRELEDAFPWQETPDQLAAIEEVKRDMEQTVPMDRLICGDVGYGKTEIAVRAAFKAVQDGKQVAVLVPTTLLVQQHYNTFAERMSQFPVTIKQLSRFQTPKEAEQTLEMAGAGTADIVIGTHRLLQAATRFKSLGLVVVDEEQRFGVEHKEHLKTMRASVDVLSMSATPIPRTLEMAITGIREMSTIATPPEERHPVLTFVGAHDERQVAASIHRELLRDGQVFYLHNRVESIDRTARKLRELVPEARVAVAHGQMGEDALEKVMVGFWEKEFDVLVCTTIVESGIDIPNANTLIVERADLLGLAQLHQIRGRVGRGRERAYAYFLYPPEKPLTEHAHERLATIAQHTELGAGMYVAMKDLEIRGAGNLLGGEQSGHIEGVGFDLYVRMVGEAVSAFKGERPEEETEVKVDLPVDAHLPHDYIGVERLRLEMYRKLAESREEERLREVVAEMTDRYGEPPAPVQNLVAVARFRLLARRYGLTDVSMQGKHLRFGPLPLPDSRQLRLKRYHPDSVYKQALDQVSVPRPSTRRLGGEPLRDQALLEWCAQLLKDVLGEPAVAGASAR; translated from the coding sequence ATGCTCACCGGTCTGTTCTCCGCCGCCCTGGCCGACCCGGGGCTGGCTCGGGCGCGTGACCTGGCGCGCTCCGGTGCCGCGCAGGTCGACGGGCTCGACATCACCGCGCCGCCCGCGCTGCGCCCGTTCGCGGTCGCCGCAGTCGCGGCCGACCAGGCCGATGGGGCCGCCCAGGCCGGCGGGACCGGCGGCGGCGCGGGTCGTCCGGTGCTTGCCGTGACCGCCACCACCCGGGAGGCCGACGACCTGGCCGCCGCGCTGGGCAGTCTGCTCCCGCCCGAGCAGGTGACGGTCTTCCCGTCCTGGGAGACGTTGCCGCACGAGCGGCTGTCGCCCCGTTCCGACACGGTCGGCCGGCGGCTGGCCGTGCTGCGTCGGCTGGCGCACCCGGCCTCGGCCGACGCGCACGGTCGCACCGGCCCGCTGCGGGTGGTCGTGGCGCCCGTCCGGTCGCTCCTGCAACCGCAGCTCAAAGGGCTCGGCGACCTGGAGCCGGTGCAGCTCGCCGCCGGGGGAGAGGCCGACCTGGAGGAGGTCGCCCGCCAGCTGACCGACATGGCGTACGCGCGGGTCGACCTGGTCACCAAGCGGGGCGAGTTCGCCGTGCGCGGCGGCATCCTCGACATTTTCCCGCCCACCGACGAGCACCCGTCCCGGGTCGAGTTCTGGGGTGACGAGGTGGAGGAGATCCGCACCTTCGCCGTCGCCGACCAGCGCACCATCGAGCAGGTACCGCAGTTGTGGGCGCCGCCGTGCCGGGAGCTGCTGCTCACCCCGTCGGTGCGCAAGCGGGCCGCCGCCCTCGCCGAGGAGCACCCGGAGCTGGCCGAGATCCTCGACAAGCTGGCCGAGGGCATCCCGGTGGAGGGGATGGAGTCTCTCGCCCCGGCGCTGATCGGCGCCGACTCGATGGAGTTGCTGCTGGACGCCATGCCGGCCGGCACCCACGTGCTGCTCTGCGACCCGGAGCGGATCCGCACCCGGGCGCACGACCTGGTGCGTACCTCCGACGAGTTCCTCCAGGCGAGCTGGGCCGCCGCCGCCGTCGGTGGCCAGGCCCCGGTCGACCTCGGCGCTGCCGCCTTCCGGACCCTGGCCGACGTACGCGCAGTGGCGGCGAAGCTGCGCCAGCCCTGGTGGACGCTGTCGCCGTTCGGCCTGGTGGAGGCGGACGCCGTCCCGTCCCGGCAGCCCTGGGAGGACGCGCCGGAGACGTTCGACGTCACCCCCGACGACGCGATAGCGGTGACCCTGGCCGCGCAGCCGGCCCCGCTCTACCACGGCGAGACCGCCCGGGTGGTCGACGACCTGACGCGTTGGGTGGGCGAGGGCTGGTCGGTCGCGCTGGTCTTCGAGGGGCACGGCCCCGCCCAGCGGGCGGTCGAGGTGCTCCGCGACGCGGGCCTCGGCGCGCGGCTGACCGAGGAGATCCCGACCGCGCCCGCCCCCGGCGAGGTGCTGGTCGCCTGCGGCAGCCTGACCGGCGGCTTCGTCGACGAGGCGTCCCGGTTCGTGCTGCTCACCGGCAACGACGTCACCGGCGGGCGGGGCACCTCCACCCGCGACATGCGCAAGATGCCGAGCCGGCGGCGCAACACCATCGACCCGCTGGAGCTGAAGGCCGGCGACCACGTCGTGCACGAGCAGCACGGCATCGGCCGCTACGTCGAGCTGGTGCAGCGCACCGTCAACGGGGCCTCCCGGGAATACCTGGTCATCGAGTACGCCGCGAGCAAGCGTGGCCAGCCCGCCGACCGGCTCTTCGTCCCCACCGACCAGCTCGACCAGCTTTCCCGCTACGTCGGCGGCGAGCAGCCCACCCTGCACAAGATGGGCGGCTCGGACTGGCAGAAGTCCAAGGCCCGGGCCCGCAAGGCGGTCAAGGAGATCGCCGCCCAGCTCATCCAGCTCTACGCCGCCCGCAAGGCGTCGAAGGGGCACAACTTCGGCCCCGACACGCCGTGGCAGCGGGAGCTGGAGGACGCCTTCCCGTGGCAGGAGACGCCGGACCAGCTCGCCGCCATCGAGGAGGTCAAGCGGGACATGGAGCAGACCGTCCCGATGGACCGGCTGATCTGTGGCGACGTCGGCTACGGCAAGACCGAGATCGCGGTCCGGGCGGCGTTCAAGGCGGTGCAGGACGGCAAGCAGGTGGCGGTGCTGGTGCCCACCACGCTGCTGGTGCAGCAGCACTACAACACCTTCGCCGAGCGGATGAGCCAGTTCCCGGTGACCATCAAGCAGCTCTCCCGCTTCCAGACGCCGAAGGAGGCCGAGCAGACCCTGGAGATGGCCGGCGCGGGCACCGCCGACATCGTCATCGGCACCCACCGGCTGCTCCAGGCGGCCACCCGGTTCAAGTCGCTCGGCCTGGTCGTCGTCGACGAGGAACAGCGCTTCGGGGTCGAGCACAAGGAGCACCTGAAGACGATGCGCGCCTCGGTCGACGTGCTGAGCATGTCGGCCACCCCGATCCCGCGCACCCTGGAGATGGCGATCACCGGCATCCGGGAGATGTCCACCATCGCCACCCCGCCCGAGGAGCGGCACCCGGTGCTCACCTTCGTCGGGGCGCACGACGAACGGCAGGTGGCCGCCTCCATCCACCGCGAGCTGCTCCGCGACGGGCAGGTCTTCTACCTGCACAACCGGGTCGAGTCGATCGACCGGACGGCCCGCAAGCTCCGCGAGCTGGTGCCCGAGGCGCGGGTCGCGGTGGCGCACGGCCAGATGGGCGAGGATGCCCTGGAGAAGGTCATGGTCGGCTTCTGGGAGAAGGAGTTCGACGTCCTGGTCTGCACCACGATCGTGGAGTCCGGTATCGACATCCCGAACGCCAACACCCTGATCGTGGAGCGGGCCGACCTGCTCGGCCTGGCCCAGCTGCACCAGATCCGCGGCCGGGTCGGCCGGGGCCGGGAGCGGGCGTACGCGTACTTCCTCTACCCGCCGGAGAAGCCGCTCACCGAGCACGCCCACGAGCGGCTGGCCACCATCGCCCAGCACACCGAGCTGGGCGCGGGCATGTACGTGGCGATGAAGGACCTGGAGATCCGGGGTGCCGGCAACCTGCTCGGCGGCGAACAGTCCGGGCACATCGAGGGCGTCGGCTTCGACCTGTACGTGCGGATGGTCGGCGAGGCGGTCTCCGCGTTCAAGGGCGAGCGTCCCGAGGAGGAGACCGAGGTCAAGGTCGACCTGCCGGTCGACGCGCACCTGCCGCACGACTACATCGGCGTGGAACGGCTGCGCCTGGAGATGTACCGCAAGCTCGCCGAGTCGCGCGAGGAGGAGCGGCTGCGCGAGGTGGTCGCCGAGATGACCGACCGGTACGGTGAGCCGCCCGCCCCGGTGCAGAACCTGGTCGCGGTGGCCCGGTTCCGGCTGCTGGCCCGCCGCTACGGCCTGACCGACGTCTCCATGCAGGGCAAGCACCTCCGGTTCGGCCCGTTGCCGCTGCCCGACTCGAGGCAGCTGCGGCTCAAGCGCTACCACCCGGACTCGGTCTACAAGCAGGCCCTCGACCAGGTCAGCGTGCCCCGCCCGAGCACCCGGCGGCTGGGCGGCGAGCCGCTGCGCGACCAGGCCCTGCTGGAGTGGTGCGCCCAACTGCTGAAGGACGTGTTGGGCGAGCCGGCCGTGGCGGGAGCCTCCGCCCGGTGA
- a CDS encoding cyclase family protein, with protein sequence MTGQWRAQFDAEVIFANGGGLRTDGFRLDIPGREIGDAELAALFVRHLGLLMVAEVRISDKTVLHEPHKGGRGLAGPDGLAGGTGPDGGTGRRLVELSHVVADGMITLPGWPAPRITEWLTREASRANYAPGTEFQVGRIDMIANTGTYLDTPAHRFAGGADLAGTPLDRLADLPGIVVRVPAGTRAIDRLMLAPYDVTGRAVLLHTGWDAHFGTDRYGAPEAPHLTGNGARALVEAGAALVGTDSINIDDMSPAAAGERPAHSTLLAAGVPIVEHLTGLDALPPEGFRFTAAPPRVAGMGTFPVRAFAVLDTA encoded by the coding sequence ATGACCGGACAGTGGCGGGCACAGTTTGACGCGGAGGTCATCTTCGCCAACGGCGGCGGGCTGCGGACCGACGGTTTCCGGCTCGACATCCCCGGTCGGGAGATCGGCGACGCCGAACTGGCGGCGCTGTTCGTCCGGCACCTCGGGCTGCTGATGGTGGCCGAGGTGCGAATCAGCGACAAGACGGTCCTCCATGAGCCGCACAAGGGCGGCCGGGGCCTGGCCGGCCCGGACGGCCTGGCCGGCGGGACCGGGCCGGACGGCGGGACCGGGCGGCGGCTGGTCGAGCTGAGCCACGTGGTGGCCGACGGGATGATCACCCTGCCGGGCTGGCCGGCCCCGCGGATCACCGAGTGGCTGACCCGCGAGGCGTCCCGGGCGAACTACGCCCCGGGCACCGAGTTCCAGGTGGGGCGGATCGACATGATCGCCAACACCGGCACGTACCTGGACACTCCCGCGCACCGCTTCGCTGGCGGCGCCGACCTCGCCGGCACGCCACTGGACCGCCTCGCCGACCTGCCCGGCATCGTGGTCCGGGTACCGGCCGGCACCCGCGCGATCGACCGGCTGATGCTGGCCCCGTACGACGTCACCGGGCGGGCGGTGCTGCTGCACACCGGCTGGGACGCGCACTTCGGCACCGACCGGTACGGCGCCCCGGAAGCGCCCCACCTCACCGGGAACGGCGCCCGGGCCCTGGTCGAGGCGGGCGCCGCCCTGGTCGGCACCGACTCCATCAACATCGACGACATGAGCCCGGCAGCCGCCGGCGAGCGACCGGCACACAGCACGCTGCTGGCCGCCGGCGTCCCGATCGTGGAGCACCTGACCGGCCTCGACGCGCTGCCCCCGGAGGGCTTCCGGTTCACCGCCGCCCCGCCCCGGGTTGCCGGCATGGGCACCTTCCCCGTCCGCGCCTTCGCCGTCCTCGACACCGCTTGA
- a CDS encoding S66 family peptidase, protein MTSPMYPPKPRPGDRVAVVSPSAGLPALFPHVYELGLRRLREEFGLEPVEYPTTRVLGADPRDRARDLTAAFADPTITAVLATVGGDDLITVTPHLDDAVLRANPKPYFGCSDNINVLNHLYRLGVVAYHGGSVLVHLGRPGRPHPLTFDSLRAALFTSGWYDLRPAPEWGDQPGDWRDPASLAVEPEMFPGEGWRWQGPSTMVEGRTWGGNLEILHWLMATDRVPSAGELAGSVLMVETSEELPSATEVFRILRNMGERGLLAGFPAVLVGRAKAWDFDRPHTPDERRDWADAQREAVTRVLAAYNPDAVVVFDVDFGHTDPQLILPYGGTARINAATQHISVRY, encoded by the coding sequence ATGACCTCACCGATGTATCCCCCCAAGCCCCGACCGGGAGACCGGGTCGCGGTCGTCTCGCCCTCCGCCGGCCTGCCCGCTCTCTTCCCCCACGTGTACGAGCTGGGGCTGCGCCGACTGCGCGAGGAGTTCGGCCTGGAGCCGGTGGAGTATCCGACCACCCGGGTGCTCGGTGCCGACCCCCGTGACCGGGCCCGGGACCTGACCGCGGCCTTCGCCGACCCGACGATCACGGCCGTGCTCGCCACGGTGGGCGGGGACGACCTGATCACGGTCACCCCGCACCTGGACGACGCCGTACTGCGGGCCAATCCGAAGCCGTACTTCGGCTGCTCCGACAACATAAACGTCCTCAACCACCTGTACCGGCTGGGCGTCGTGGCGTACCACGGCGGGTCGGTGCTGGTGCACCTCGGCCGGCCGGGTCGGCCGCACCCGCTGACCTTCGACTCGCTGCGCGCCGCCCTCTTCACCTCCGGCTGGTACGACCTCAGGCCCGCGCCGGAGTGGGGCGACCAGCCCGGCGACTGGCGGGACCCGGCGTCACTGGCGGTCGAGCCGGAGATGTTCCCGGGGGAGGGCTGGCGCTGGCAGGGGCCGTCGACGATGGTCGAGGGGCGCACCTGGGGCGGCAACCTGGAGATCCTGCACTGGCTGATGGCGACCGACCGGGTGCCCTCCGCAGGGGAACTGGCCGGGTCGGTGCTGATGGTCGAGACCTCGGAGGAACTGCCGTCCGCCACCGAGGTGTTCCGGATCCTGCGCAACATGGGGGAGCGGGGGCTGCTCGCGGGCTTCCCGGCGGTCCTCGTCGGCCGGGCGAAGGCGTGGGACTTCGACCGGCCGCACACCCCCGACGAGCGGCGGGACTGGGCGGACGCGCAGCGGGAGGCGGTCACCCGGGTGCTCGCCGCCTACAACCCGGACGCGGTGGTGGTCTTCGACGTCGACTTCGGCCACACCGACCCGCAGCTGATCCTCCCGTACGGCGGCACCGCCCGGATCAACGCGGCGACCCAGCACATCTCAGTCCGCTACTGA
- a CDS encoding DUF559 domain-containing protein produces the protein MPREPHTPSGLAFLPFSGSQAVAAGLVTWRMLRGPSWRRLLPDIYVHVDGYRENDHRMWCDAVALTLPTGAAISGLSAAFLWGVDLLPRASPVVVTLPGAARRRSTQRVSVNQRSLSAQEITRFTGLPVTTGVRTAFDLGRQLPRTDSLVAVDALLHRRVVKLPALGSYLDTHNGWPGTTQLREVLTLAEPLSESPMETRLRLVLHDAGLPPLTAQHDVHGAHAQRGRIFLGRVDLAYPRWRIAIEYEGDHHRERTHFQRDVARLNALRAAGWLVLRFTADDVLRHPARIVRLVTDAIHERHDPVR, from the coding sequence ATGCCACGGGAACCACACACCCCCAGCGGGTTGGCATTCCTCCCGTTCTCCGGCAGTCAGGCCGTCGCCGCTGGCCTGGTCACGTGGCGGATGCTTCGTGGGCCGTCCTGGCGTCGGCTGCTGCCCGACATCTACGTCCACGTCGACGGTTACCGTGAGAACGACCACCGGATGTGGTGCGACGCCGTTGCCCTGACCCTGCCGACGGGGGCCGCCATCAGCGGCCTCAGTGCGGCGTTTCTGTGGGGCGTCGATCTTCTCCCACGCGCGAGCCCGGTCGTCGTCACGCTTCCGGGGGCGGCCCGCCGACGCTCCACCCAACGGGTGTCGGTCAACCAACGGTCGCTCTCCGCCCAGGAGATCACCCGGTTCACCGGCTTGCCGGTCACCACCGGTGTCCGCACGGCCTTCGACCTCGGGCGGCAGTTGCCCCGGACAGACTCACTGGTCGCGGTGGACGCGCTGCTGCATCGGCGGGTGGTCAAGCTCCCCGCGTTGGGCAGCTACCTGGACACGCACAACGGCTGGCCCGGCACCACCCAACTGCGCGAGGTGCTCACGCTGGCCGAGCCGCTGAGCGAGTCGCCGATGGAGACCCGGCTCCGGCTCGTCCTGCACGACGCCGGCCTGCCGCCCCTGACCGCGCAACACGACGTCCATGGTGCCCACGCGCAGCGAGGACGCATCTTCCTCGGCCGCGTCGACCTCGCCTACCCGCGGTGGCGGATCGCCATCGAGTACGAGGGTGACCACCACCGGGAGCGCACGCACTTCCAGCGCGATGTCGCTCGACTGAACGCACTACGCGCGGCGGGCTGGTTGGTGCTGCGCTTCACGGCGGACGACGTACTGCGACACCCTGCCCGAATTGTCCGCCTGGTCACTGACGCAATCCACGAACGCCACGACCCAGTCAGGTGA